The genomic DNA CTGCGAGAAGCTAAAAGGAGCAGTGCTTGAGGTTTTAAATAGTAAAGATTTATTTACATGATCTAGTTCTGGTGTAAAGCATGCAAACACTGTGCATATTCTTGACTCTGATGGGCCTAAACAAACAGGAAGAATGCAATGAGAAGAAGCCATGCATATGCAAATGACCCTTTCtatggaaaattaaaaaggcGAGATGTTGGCTTGCCTTGGTGTCATAGAACTTGAGAAAAAATCGTGACTTGGGCACAGACAACTTTGTCTCAAGAATTGCGGCAATTGCAGCACTTAGCTTCTTGTTCACATCAGGATTAAGGCCACCGATGGAGACCAACTCAGCGTATGCAGCTGGCTGCTCAGTCCCACCAAAAGATATGGGTACTGATCCCTTCAGCACAATCATCACATACTGCATATCAACACATTCGACAAGAACAACATCAACCAAAGGATAAAAAGTTTAACCCCAAAAAGTCACTATGAACTTAAAATGAATAATTCTCGTCCAATATCAGTAgagcattaattttttttctcagcTAATTCAGGGATAAAACGACATTGAAGTTATCATCAAAAGGCATGCCTATGAGGCTATAACTCAAGGGAAGTGATTTTCGCACACCCTATTTCTCCTCCTACACACCCTGCTTATGGCCTTtcgattgaataaattaaaggatAATCAAGGGACAGAAATAACCAAGCTTGTACAGAGGAGAAAACTATTGTCCGAAAATCATTTTCCTAAGTCTATTATTACCCTCATCCATGACTAACATTCCTTCTGGGAGTGGTTACAGCAGGACAAAAATCACTTCTAGTGTGATCAGCaaaattgaaaagttcttaagtGATTACAGGCAGGCATTAAACCTAAGGCTATTCGACCGACAAAACATAAGAATTAGTGCGAGCtgaaaaatacatttttctttctattataAGTGAAAAGGGAAGGAGAAAGGATATTGTATCTATCTCGAGTTGCTCTCTCATCCAGGCGATTTGTTCTATTCTCATTTCTCTCTGAGGTCGGGTGCTGGTAGGTGAAGCATCTAGCTAGGGGTTTGAGTCGAATCGCTGAAAGGCCTTGGTTACTAATTCTCCAATTTCGTATAACAAGCCCGAATAACTACGTTGtctccaaaacaaaacaaaacaaaacaaaaatccacAATCCCTAACAAGTTCAACTTACTAAgtaatttttaccttttttctgAATGCTCAAGTTATACATCCTAAAAGTACAGAAATTACTTGGTCATCCCCCAAAACTACCTAGTCGAAATCCCTGAACAAATAGTGTAAATTACCAAAACGATTTACCCTAGTTTTGTTTTAGCAAATATGTACCTAAAACCAAGCTAATTCACATATATACTCTTAATTCATCAAAAATTAATGAAACTAATTTAAAATATGAACACAGAAATACATGAAATTTACAATTTAGGACAAATATTCTAAAATATCAGTAAAATGTTTGTAAAtgtctgagagagagagggagaaagtcGTACAGCCTCGGGTTTGCCGATGATCTTGGCGACGGTGGAGGTGGCTTCGGAGAGGATGGCAGAGGTGTCGACGCCTTCCAGGTTCACGTTCGCTGAAATGTTCAGGCACGGCATCGTTTCGTCTTCCCGAaccttctctctcactctctctggCTGTTTTCTGCAAATGCGTTGGTAAACAAAaaccctcactctctctcccgTTCTGTTGTAAGGAGGGAGGATAATATCCAAAATGCCCCTTGTGGGTCCGGCATAATATTTTCACTCTTTGGGCCCATTCTAGTACATCAGATCCGATGATCGGCCCATAAGAGGGGAAAGCACAACTCTGTATTTGCATTTCTGGGCCTTCTCATGTTTAGTTTAAAAGTCCTTCAGTTGAGTAAAATTGGGCTGAAATTTGGGCCTACTGGTTAGAAATCTAAGTCTTGTTTGGTATCTTTTTGGGTTGAAATACGGCCCAAAAGCGGAGTGAATCGACATCATCAACGTGTGAATATTCCTGTACCAACCTTGCTAGTTCTAAGAAATGGAACAATGGACAAAGTGATATAAGTATCTAACACAAAATGAATTAGCAATCGTGAAGATGTCCAAAATCTTCCAAAAACCAATACAAAACTTCATGATCTAGTGTGAAATACTTTCAACACCCTCCCTAACGGAAGGTGCCTGTTGAATTTAATATACGGAGAAATTCTAGCAGTCAAAATTGTCACACCCTAAAATTCGAGGTGCATTaggggaacaaaaaaaaaaaaaaaaaaaaaaaaacaaggtgGTAGTTGAAGAgtgtaaataaattattaaaaaaaaaagagtcagaCAAGAAAATCTAAACTCATCAAATCAAATACGAGGAAAGTGGAAAGCTACTAGTGAAACTTTAAGATTCAATAATAAAGCGCTTCCTGTTGTACGCATAAAACGACATGTAGcataaaattcattaaaaatatcTCGTTTGTCCAATGAGTGTGAAATTTTTCCAGACTCATAATAGACATACAGGGACTAACTTGAGTCAAGGTTCTGTGGGTTTTTGAGTAAAAAAACTGAAGTCTAAAACATGCATACCGAAGTTTTTCCAACCTTTCGAACAAGATATCCGTCATCCGCTATATTTAGTCTCACTTGTCCCAAATTTACATGTGATTCGTATATCATCTCTCGTTGTACAATTTGACTAGTTTGTCACAAAACATGTGAATAGTACAACCCTCCTCCTCATAGAGAGGAAAACTACTTCTCCCTAAAATATGCGTATGGTATGGTCCAGCCTAACACCACCCGGTGGTGAATGCTATGTAGCTGGGACGCATAAATGGTAAACTTTCCGGATTCAAAAGCAACGGTGCAATgaatttcatcttttttttttgcacatcACTCAATTGTCATATCTTTCGAGGTGCTATTATCTGCAATTTAAAAAGAATTACGCTCATGaattatgtacttttttttaatatattttttggaaatatatatatatatatataatttaaaatgcGTAATAAGTTTTTTGAAATGTcagtaataattttttttttttctcgtgaATTTTCcgttggtggtggtgggtgggacccaattctcttttctctctttcatcTATGATTCCACCATTTGGGACTTGAGTTGAGATCGTACAGGACTACTTTATGAAGCATTTTTGTTTCTAAGGGCATTTGTTAGAAacacattgaaaatttttattaaaaaatgcaAGTGCAAGTGCTTTTTAGAAAAAGCAATAGGGAGTGCTTTCTaaatgatggtttttttttttctttttttttttttggaaagacCTCCTATGTAGCAAATTCATTGTCTTTTccccaacaaaagcaaaaatatttttaattaccaGAAAACATTTTTAACTGTTCTAAAAGCAATCATAAACAAACTCGTAACTCTCGTATAACTTTTGGATtgagatcaaaatcaaattagaGTTTTGTGTCTATGGTTCATTGGATAAGCCCTCATCTGCATGGACCCATATGAAAAGTTAGCCTACTGCGTGGATGACAAGAAAAAAGTTGGTTCCCAAATATTATTGGACTAGATACAGAACTTCACTATTTGGAATCGGTACTATTCATTCGTTGATTTTTTGCATCACAAGTTCACACCGTGCATAAAAACAATAGATCGGATTTGGCATCCCTTATTTTGTTGAAGAACAACATTAGGTATTTTCATTTTACAGTTTAGAACCTGTAGGAGTACTTAAATCAactactttaagaaaaaatcgGGTTTTCGGGATCGAAAGCTTGGACTCAAAAATCGTGCCGAGAGTGGCGATCAGTTGCCTCTTCACGGTGGTGGTAATGCCACCCATTGCTACTAACTCGCCATATGACGCCGGTATAGTGGTACTCTTCCCGAACGATATGGGCACCGATCCCTTAAGTACCACCATCACAAACTGCAAGCAAAGAGaaattcaataattaaaaaaaaaacaatgagtaTTCGAGGAATGCTGAGTATAGTCGTTCATGTCCGAGTGAATAACTCTTAATCATTATTGATGCATTGTCAAGCCTACATGACCAAGACTGAACCACTCGCACGTGGACGACATATACTCAAGTACAACCCTAGATAAGATAAGTTGGCACGTAAGAGTCAAATTAGGCAGAAATGCGTAAGCAGTAGTGACTATTAAGTGAGGAAGTAGTGCGCTTCCAACCAAATGGACAGGACAGCTACTCCAGTGCCTTATATTATGTCAACAAGTGGTCCTTAATCACTCCTAATTAATACACTAGTTAATCAGATAGCAACTGACTTTTAGAATTTAAAACCCTAATCTACTCGTCAACTGGAGATCTTCAATCACTGCTAGAGTTTCCTACCCcaaaaacaaacgttaaaaaaataaaaaaaataactacCAGATTGAACAGAGTCTCTCAGCAGCCCTTGAACTTCAACAGAAGGGCTTTGGCTAAGGCAGGAGAATAACTTGCATTCGAAAAGTTATTGCCGCGATAACAACAGCCAATAAGGAATACATAATGTCATCGCAAAGCTAAATGCGTGTCAGTATATTTATTGGCTTGGGATGTTGACACAGTGACATTCCAGGTGTTGTCGTTTGTCATTTCTGAACCATCAAAAAATTCCCTTATGCGATCAGATTAGGACATGGCATCCCCATCTGCTTAAGCTGACTTTCAAACTTGGCAGATGAATGAACAGAACCCAGAAATTACCATTTTACAGAGATGAGATTTTGATGCTGGTTAATTGATTAGAGAAACGTTCTTTCGATTCTACAACTCAAAAGacttattgaaaaaaaaacaatccagATGAAATCCCACTTCTGAATAAAGAACGAAAACAAAACAGAATAAGTGATCGCAGTGCCCAAAAGGATGTTCATATCTCAATGCTACATAAACGATCAAAACCCTAGCTTGCTCGACTAAAAGCCAGTTAGTAGGTTTAGACTCTAGAAATAATCACTTGTGCATTAGAGAACTCTGGCCACTCAAACGTTACCTAATTTGGGTtgtaaacaaaaagttaaaccTATTGTTCTTTACAATCAACGGTTAACTAACAGACGCTGCAAACTGTTGACACCCGATTTCCAACATAAACTGTGTGTTTTTGTGTgaaagtgagagagaaagagagcgcTTACATTTTCGGGCTTTCCGGTAATGGCAGAGATGGCTTTGGTGGCTTCGGAAAAGATGGAATCAGTGTCGACTCCGTCAAGGTTGACGTTGGTGGAGATATAAAGGCAAGGCATGTTTATGAGCTTCTGATCTtccttctttttggttttttttttgttgagttgTCAAACTCCAAACCCCAAAACTCGTTTGTGAATTTGTATTGGGAAATAGTATGGGATTAAAGCTTGAGATTAGAACGAGACAACGGCTCCTTATAAGAGCAAACCCACTTCATAAAATCTACACGTTTTCCCCGTTTCGCTTATACGAGACACTAAATTTTATACAAGAGAAATGACCATACATTTGGTAACCTCATAACTTACGTattattgagaatttgagatgacTCGATGATGAAACAACGTTTGCGGCTTGCTTTTAAATttcgatactaaattatttAAACGTTAGTGGCTATGTAGCGATATAATCTAATAGTATATATTTACATTTATAAGTGTAAGGTTTAAGGTTTAAGGTTCAATTTTCGTAAATGATGAGTTTAATACTAAATATTCCGCACTTGTTAGCGTAAATAATGGTGCATGGCAATATGGTACGTGTCATGACAGTTTGAACTCAATTATTAATAATGAAAATACCAGTCACTTTTTCACAATGAATTTAGGCTTAAACCTTACGGAAATGGATCATCTCCGAATCcctttccaccaaatccacctagTTCGGGGTCCGGACCGTTggaatttgatcaaacggctacattTATTCCcttatttgtagccgttagatcaaattttaacggttCCAAACCTTACCTTCTCAATTACACTTTTTTAATCCTCGAGTTGACATGTATATTTTCTCGAGTTGTCATGTTCATTTTCTCTTATCATCCtaaataattgtaattttacTATTCCAAAAAGGAGGAAGGCTAACACAGCCTTccttatttgattattttttgtgtcTTTTCCATTCAACTTTTGATATGTGTACGATCACATTAAATTGAAAACTTTAATGTCCTCGAAAATACACTTATACCCTTAATAAATAAaccaaattaaatataaaataaaattataaagttCTAGCCCCACCCACTATTttgaaaacaaacacaaaacagaAGGCAAGTAGAGAACATAACCACTACTAGCATTCATCTTCGGAAATATAACAAAAAtggaaaccaaaacaaaaatacgAAAACGGGCAAGTTGTAGATCTCTCTTGTAATTAGAGTCTTCCTCTTTAACTCACTTCATCTTAagtttaaaaaggaaaaacaaaaaaacaaacaacaatcCCCACACAACAAACCGTCACTACCCCTCTTTGGCGGCGGTTTGCCGGCGCCTCTCCCTGCacctttaaaattaaaacaacgtAAATAATGCCCtttaaaattttgacttttcTTGCTAAGTCTAGTCTGCCCACATTGaacataaataatttattcCCCGCcccatcaccaaaaaaaaatataaataatttatacAACCATGAGAGTTCTAGAATACAAATCATTTCTCCCCTCCTCCCCGCCGCCATTGGTTCCGCCGGCTGCTCCCCAATGTGAACGAACACCTTCCCAACGACAACGAGTCAGCAACACGACTCTCTCTCTAGGTCATGCTTTGGCCTAGAATTAATTTTAAAGTGGGATTTCACCAATGAAATTCAACCCATTAGCAAGTAATTTGCTAGGGAATGAGAACTTTTCAACATCAAATTCCCAAGAGAAATACTAAGAAGACGCTCTCAAAAGTGGAGCTCTCAAATATGATTTCACCAATGAAACTAAAACGTAATGCCAAATACacatttcttgtattttaaaactaataaaggcatctgtcacttaatactatggtctagtgatatttattttcatttgtaagtgagtttaggtttgattctcgccaaaatcaaagttgaaccatattattatagtAAGTCCATTGTAAAGCTTAGCCAACTCCtccaccccttagtgtagatattattgtttgttaaaaaaagaaaaaaacaatattatctacactaagacctctgatttacaagtaaagagaaatatcgcTAGACCACAGTATTAAGCGGTAGTTCATAAGTTTTACTCCAGTGAGATGggaaagccttttttttttttggacacacATGAATTAGAATTAATCTCCTTCTTTCAGAGCAACTTCAAATCTATTGTTAATTGATTAGTTATTAA from Pyrus communis chromosome 17, drPyrComm1.1, whole genome shotgun sequence includes the following:
- the LOC137721913 gene encoding uncharacterized protein gives rise to the protein MPCLNISANVNLEGVDTSAILSEATSTVAKIIGKPEAYVMIVLKGSVPISFGGTEQPAAYAELVSIGGLNPDVNKKLSAAIAAILETKLSVPKSRFFLKFYDTKGSNFGWNGSTF
- the LOC137723509 gene encoding uncharacterized protein, encoding MPCLYISTNVNLDGVDTDSIFSEATKAISAITGKPENFVMVVLKGSVPISFGKSTTIPASYGELVAMGGITTTVKRQLIATLGTIFESKLSIPKTRFFLKVVDLSTPTGSKL